Proteins found in one Sorghum bicolor cultivar BTx623 chromosome 1, Sorghum_bicolor_NCBIv3, whole genome shotgun sequence genomic segment:
- the LOC8059488 gene encoding probable RNA-binding protein EIF1AD yields MKAGRKNLRRACDEGAAVTLAEGESIMQVLTLRGSNVIEVMDGEGVKSLALFPAKFQKSFWIKNGSFVAVDASGRDQALESGSKIACVVSQVLFHEQVRALEKSGNWPAIFSSTTNEASEAGTQAQTAAQIDEEPDSDEDDDLPPLEANTNRNRPYELYSDSDSGSDA; encoded by the exons ATGAAGGCGGGGAGGAAGAACCTGCGGCGGGCGTGCGACGAGGGCGCCGCCGTCACGCTCGCCGAGGGCGAGAGCATCATGCAGGTCCTCACGCTGCGCGGCTCCAACGTCATCGAG GTGATGGACGGCGAGGGCGTCAAGTCCCTGGCCTTGTTCCCTGCCAAGTTCCAGAAGAGCTTCTGGATCAAGAACG GGAGTTTCGTTGCTGTGGATGCCAGCGGAAGGGATCAGGCTCTGGAATCGGGTAGCAAGATTGCGTGTGTTGTCTCGCAAGTCCTCTTCCACGAACAAGTTCGGGCTCTGGAGAAGTCTGGtaactg GCCAGCTATTTTCAGCTCAACTACAAATGAAGCTTCAGAGGCGGGAACACAAGCACAAACTGCTGCCCAGATTGATGAGGaaccagattctgatgaagatgaCGATCTTCCACCACTAGAAGCAAACACAAACAGGAATAGACCATATGAATTGTATTCTGATTCAGACAGTGGTTCTGATGCTTAA
- the LOC8059489 gene encoding uncharacterized protein LOC8059489, translating into MCRATMMQFPPPPPRLDIRAFYLRLASCSTAPAELTLAYHPAIGGAALGLNGRALPPAAPAEVTLRRVASGDAYAYSSADRVAAAEGARFEVLAGDEVAAEGVFSTRRRGGGGGEGWRVECRRGPGSVSVSVCVAEVVVLAEGGVLMRDKARAAGRGRMRCGATRLEGIPEEATDLGGWGRCECGACGDDDDDGWEVIGDASDDSELWKHEEEEEGEVEMETVRWAMEMGVWAVCLGVGILATARRFRRKRAFW; encoded by the coding sequence ATGTGCCGCGCCACGATGATGCAGttcccgcccccgcccccgcgccTCGACATCCGCGCCTTCTACCTCCGCCTCGCTTCCTGCTCCACGGCGCCCGCGGAGCTCACGCTCGCCTACCACCCGGCAATCGGCGGTGCGGCGCTGGGGCTCAACGGCCGCGCGCTCCCGCCAGCCGCGCCCGCGGAGGTCACGCTACGCCGGGTCGCCAGCGGGGACGCGTACGCGTACTCGAGCGCTgaccgcgtcgccgccgccgagggCGCGCGCTTCGAGGTGCTCGCCGGGGACGAAGTCGCGGCGGAGGGCGTCTTCTCCAcgcggcgccgcggcggcggcggcggcgaagggTGGCGCGTGGAGTGCCGCCGGGGTCCGGGCTCGGTGTCCGTGTCCGTGTGCGTGGCGGAGGTGGTGGTGCTCGCGGAGGGCGGCGTGCTGATGCGGGACAAGGCCCGGGCGGCCGGCCGCGGCAGGATGCGGTGCGGAGCCACGAGGCTGGAGGGGATACCGGAGGAAGCCACAGACCTCGGCGGCTGGGGCCGCTGCGAGTGTGGCGCCtgtggcgacgacgacgacgacgggtgGGAGGTGATCGGGGACGCGTCGGACGACAGCGAGCTGTGGAAACacgaagaggaagaggaggggGAGGTTGAGATGGAGACGGTGAGGTGGGCGATGGAGATGGGCGTCTGGGCCGTGTGCCTCGGCGTCGGcatcctcgccacggccaggcGCTTCCGGCGGAAGCGCGCCTTCTGGTGA